The Medicago truncatula cultivar Jemalong A17 chromosome 7, MtrunA17r5.0-ANR, whole genome shotgun sequence genome includes the window aatattacataagtAACTACTAACGTTTAGACGGATACTTTGTTTCCCTCTGTGCAGTTTTTTTATTGCGCCAatgcatataagttataaatagtagtttttaggaaatttttattttggtcaaaattatttttgattttgattcaaattataattatagATATATTGCACTTTCATAGCATAACACACTATACTTGTCTTTTTCAAAATAAGAAACTATACTTAtcttttcaatgacaccaataatataacaaatataatatgcaAATTTGTTTAGTGgtataattgaaagtgaaaaagtctacccaaaatcatatattttctttataccAGCGAAAAGACGGACACTCACGTGCAAAAGACGGGCACTCACGTGAAAAAGATAATTatagtttgtatttttttttttgaaaaagataagtatagtttgttacaatatgaaattgcaaaatatctataattataatttgaatcaaaatcaaaaataattttaatcaaaagaaaatttcCTAAAAACTACTTCATACGTTCTTTTTTAAATGTCGTTTAAGAATATTAACACGAAATTAGCGAAGTGAATTTTTGCACATTTActtcctataattttttttaaaggtttttacttcctataatatatataccctaattttaatccaccaatatattcctattttttgcacacactttctctcttttcaataaatttaatatcttatttttctttcgtAACAAACGATTGTTAGTTGTTActatctttttctccaacaaatttcTATTGTTttacactctctctctctctctctctctctctctctctctctctctctcctctctctctctctctctctctctctctcataacaaatgattttcaattttaagataaaaacaaacaaactttgtttaaaaaaaactttagtttttcaaatatatagcattaattagttttatcgaaaaaagataagagtaattgataaagggtataattgaacAATTGTATCCTTAAAATACCAACACGACAGCTAAATAGGAACGTTAAATTCGCACTTAAACGACGCTTAAAATTGAACGGAACTATTCGTAACTTATATGCATTATAGTGCAATAAAAAGACAAGACATACGGGACCCTAGtatagtataaaataaatatagatttAGTGTGTgtctacacacacacacacacacacacatatatatatatatatatatatatatatatatatatatatatatatatatatatataatcaaattgaTCCTTTTTTAGGTATTTTCTCGGTCCAAATTTTTGAGACCTAAAACCCTAATTTGGGTCGTCATGTTGTCAAAGCCAATTAACcgcataaaatcatatatattcctcaaaggtaaaattgaaaataaacaataagaagaagaagaaaaaaaatcaaaattaaactaactTTTGTTACTCTTAACTTATAAGgggaaaaaagtaaaatagagAATCGAAAATTCCAAGTGCAatttattcaaaagaaaacCTAACTAATCTAATAACCAagctcataaaattaaataaagtaatAAACACGCTAGCTAGAGTTGTTTCAACAGGACCAAATCTGGTTGGAGTTGTCTGCACAAGTCGACGTAAGTAAGATAAATCAAACGATTTTTGGCACCAGTCCTATGAATATTGCTATGTTTGCAGAAATATTTCAAATGTTGAAGCTTGCAACACCCAATCATCTGacccaacaacaaaaacaaccaatTGATTGTTCTCTTCTTTGTGATTATTGGATTCATAGCGTTTTCTTGTCCACACTTTTCGCACTTTGGAAGCATAGGATTCATCCAAGCCTCAGGTGCACGATCATTCATGTCGTTCTTGTTGTTTTCAATGAACTCAACAACTTCATTAAACTTTTCGTTCAAATCAAATTCAAGAACGCTTTGAAAATCGCATTTTCCGCATTCAACCTTTCCACTAATTGTGTTGAAGCCTTTAGATAGCAAGTGGTGAATGGTATAAACTTTGGCACGTTTACAAGTAGCCCATGGAAAAGGTGGGTTTATTGTCTCTGCCCAGTTTTGTTTCTTAGGGTTAGAAGAATGCTTACGTTTACGACTAGTCTGCGGCTGAGATTCTTCTTCAAgtggcggtggtggtggtgtttcCGGGTGTTGGTATGGTAGCGAGAGTGAAAGTGTACGTCCCCATATTGTCCATTCGGGTGGAGATTGATCAAGTGTCGGTGGCGGCGGCGGCATGGTTGGTGGTGTTTCCGGTTGTTGGTATGGCGGTGCAAGTGAAAGTGTACGCCCCCATGCTCTATGAATATCTCTTAAGTTTTCCATTCTTTTCTGACTGAGCAAAACAACGAAGCATTTAtagaggaaataaaatattggtGAAGAGAAGAGTCATAGTAAGAGTATGATTTGCTTGACTATACGATGAGatataacaaaacataattttcgTAACTAATTTATGAATATTGTTACAACCCTCGTTTCACAATATTATAGTTCAGGATCAATTATCTTATTTAAGTgtaataaatctttttttttttcatgtgtatactttatcttttaattttttttttaaggatcctTTAGGCTTTATCTTTATGAACACACACAAATTAAttctttttacatttttcattaaaaaaactgaTGAGATGGCAATTtaagattattttaattttttttttaatattgaaagtAATAAATCCTATAATTCATATGAagattcatcttcttcattcttaACTTTATCATCTAATTTATCATGTTCGTCATCTTCCtaaacactaccaaaaaaatccaaattagaGACGGGTGAAATCAGTCTCTAAAATGCAAAAAATCTGTCTCTAAACGAGTTTGAGACGGAATTGGAGACGGAATTGGATCCGTGGTTAATTTACTCGTCTCTAAGCCTATTGGAGACGGATTTACATATTCCGTCTCTACCAGACACGGAAAAATTCCGTCTCTGAATCATATATTTTGTGTCTACAAAAGAAACCAAATTCTGTCTCTACATAAAATAAATTCCGTCTCtaacttcaattttttaataaaaaaaaaaaaatcaacctaaaTTGCtcttaaaaatacataaatatagtTTGCAAATTTTGATCAACATAATAATGTCTCATTCAAGAGAATAATGTCTCATACAAGAGAAAAGTACTctcaaaaatacataaatataatttGCAAATAACTGAACCAATCAAAGTAAAACTATCcattacctaaaaaaaataatataataatgaatcTAATACTTTCCAAATCTCTAAATTGTTGTTACTATCCCCTCCTTCATTGACATTATCATTCTCTCATGCTCTTGACATGTTCTTGAGCTAATTGACAAAGCTTCGGAAGAATGTCTAAGCTAAATATGTAACTTCCATCAGCctgcaaaatttaaaatatgtggGTCTCAAGCatagtttttgttgttttcaataattatgccaagaaaacaaagcaatgtCAATCAAGCTAGTcaacaaattttctttaatAGTGCTTTATGTATAGAACAATAAACAATTAGATTTACGAAATGACTTACGTACTGAAGAGAAAACTTACATGTGTAGCATGGATTTGGAGGCGGAAAATCACCTTACGTTGATGCATTATTGCCAAAACTTGAAGTCatattcaaaaacaatatatGTAGTGACATGAATGCAAAGGAAGTAAAAAATTCACAATCACTCATATCCTTGTTTAGACATTAAACTAATGTTATTCTACTAACATGATTTCATGCTCAAATAATCAAACCTTAAACAAGTAGTTGATATTGAATACCTAGGTGTGATATCCTATTATCCTTGCATACCAACTAAAGTCAGTCAGCCTTCAAAACACAATATCCTACATAACAAAGACAACCTTCAAATCATGTTCTAAATCAAACACTAAACAATAaacttattgaaaaaataaataacatggaTTCAAATTTAGAACTAACATCTCACCTTTTTAGAGACAATTGTACTAGATGATATGGAATgctattaaataaatcaaagataGAAAACTTCAATTAGGTAAAGATGCTgcataaaacaaagaaaaggtATTAATTGAAAACACGCTAACAAACTACAAAGCTgtcaagaaaacaaacaaaacaaaatctctTATGAATGAGcagcaaaaaaacaaactaatcaCTTGCCTTGGTGTTGTCTAATCACTTGTAAGCAGAATTTTAATCACTTACCCTGCTGCTGCAACTAAACACAGACAGAGAGAGTTGGTTGGTAATTTAAAGTAATTAGGTCAGTTTCAAATCACTTGTAAATTGTAATGCATATAAAAGAACTAGTGAAGTTTCAACTAACTTCACATAATCCCCATCTTGACTTACTCATATAATCCCGCATGTATTTCCCATGTAAACTAAATGTTCCATCAGCAACTCTAAGGATCATTACTTGCTAAGATACATGTTGTGTAGCAGAGACAACCTTTCTCTCATCTGCTATTTCTTTTATATTCATCATTTTGTCATTAACTAGTGAAACCTTTGGTTCTCCCTTAGAGGTAGCAGATAAAAGTGGAAATGGTAACTTGGGTTGTGGACAACGTGAAAACTCCatatctacaaaataaaatcaaataagtaAGATCTAAATCATGATTGTTTCAATCACCTTAAACTTGATAATTGTTTCAATCACCTTGGAGTTCAAGTAGTAGACATAAGCAAGCACAAAATTCTTGTTCCATACATAGGTTTCAAAGCTACAATTTATAATTCATACAATAGACATAATGAAAATGTAGACACAAACACACATCCTATACATATATTTTGTGTAGAAAAACTCAGCACCTCAAAAACTCATGCAAAAACAAAGAGATGCAAGTACAACACTCACTTGTATATACAATCacaagtgtatatatatatatgttcttcTATAAACCAAcatactattttaattttatttaacattaaaaatttaacACAAACAGACCTTGACAAATTTCTCAATCAGCCaatgaagttactaatcagcACCCatcaaaaataaaaccaattcaTTGAGTTAGAAAAAACATATCTTCCTATAATTGCAAAATAATCCATGATTTTGGGTTGATAACAATGATAATTACCAAGAATATAGCTTCAGGGTCAACATAAAATCCACCCTTAAGTTTAGCTTCACACTTCAACCTAATCAACTCCTTTTGTTTAACACAGATTAAGTGAATTGAGTAAATAAGTAAACAAATAAATggtttaatcaaattaaattaacttattaaaattttaatacccCACATCGTATTCTTTAGCGGAATCTTTTGGCTCAACTCCAAATGAGTTCCCTTGTTTCAGATCTCTTCTTCTTTGATGATTCAAGTTCCTGTTTCTTCGTCAATGGACATTCCCCATTCCTTTTTGCTTCTTCTAAATCGATTCGGAATCACAACTTTGAATTCCTTTTTGGCCGTTCTACAAACAATGGAATCGAGTGATTCGAGAAATGAAATCAAAACACAAAACCgtgattttcagaaaattaagaaagaagaagaaaaacatacccactcaattgatgttgttcaaatatgattttaaaCGAGTTAGAAGAGACAAAAAGCAGTCACAAAAGACCTCTCGCCAATTTTCGCTCGCAGGGGTATGATTCCGGAGAGCTTCGTGTTGTTGGTGGATTTTGCAATAGAGAAGGACTTCGGGTTAGGGTTCGTTTGGGGGTGGAGGAGAGCTTTCGGTCTTTATCGATGGTGGGAAATTTTTGGCATGAAGGATTGTTTAATTTGGTGTAGTGTACGCTTACAggactaatttattttaaattataatttttttagagacgGAATAATTCAGTCTCTGGGCATTTTTAACTgagtttaaattataaaataataaattatatttgtcaGAGACGGATTTAGAGACGGAAAATGTTACTGACGGAAACAACCGTCTCTAAATTCTGTCTCTAGAGGTAAAATCTCAACTTCCGTCTCAGCCAATTATACTCCATCTCTAATTCCGTCTCTAATAGAGACAGATCAAAATCCGTCTCTAAATTCCGTCGGTAATCATgatttttctagtagtgaaaacccaaaaagagaaaaagaaaataattcaaatttccTCAAAATTGAATGAATCTTTATGTTTTGtcactttcatcttcttctaaaTTAAACTCTAAAATCAAAGGCCAAATTCTCATTGAACTCTAAATTTATCAAACCTAAAAAgttgtaaaaactaaaaaaaaaaccatgaaaaaCTGAACAATTAAAGTATCTAGATTTTACTTAAATAGGTTAGGTgcaatttaaacaattaaagTATGTTCCGTCATTTGTCAAAGACTTTATTTTGAGTCTAATTTGACTAAAGCTTAGGCtcaatttaaacaattaaaatatgttCTGACACATGTCAAAGACTTTATTTTGAGTCTAATTTGATGTCTTTGTGGCATATCTTTGGCGGTTGTGGGTTATTTTTGACGGATTTTCATATGTCTGGGCTTGAATTGGTGTTGGTTCTCGAAAGGGCGTTTCTCAATTTCATACCACTTTTGTGTTGTCATTGTGTGTATCACCTGTTAGGGTTTGTTTCGGTGGTTTGACACCCTCAATGTTATATTGTTCCCTCAAGATCATGGATATTGTGCTTCGTAACAAGTCTTATAGGCTAGAAATGGTCATACACTTGTTGTCTGTTATTGCTGCGAACGGTGGGTGCGGGTGTTACCGTGTTGGTGGTGCTCATGATGCTCAAACCCGTTGATTGACAATCCCACGATCTGGCCTTCAATTGGTTTTGAGCTGCTTTCTATTGGATTTGGCTAGAAATGGTCGTGAAGCTTTCTTTCGCATGGATTGGAGGTGTGGGGTATCCGTGTTGGCGGTAGAATCTCTCACCTTCACGAAGTTTGACTCTATATAACTTCGGGGAGGTTGCAAAATCCTCATCAGTCTACCTGATGTTGGACTGTTTGGCTCGAAAGAGACGTTATACTTGTTGCTGTCGCAAGGAGTTGTTGGTTCTTGGATACATTCCGTGTTGACGGTTTGTCCATACACCGCATGTTAGACATTCACTGgtgttgttttatttctttgtatCACCCGATTGGGTTACACTATGTGTGAATTGACTGGGTTAGATTTATATCCCCCTGGtttcattttgtatttattttttcctttttttaataatatatatgagttCCCGACATAGACTGGAATCTGCAAGACATTTCAACTTTTGGACTGTTGTCTATTCATTTTTATGTCACTGGACTcttgccttaaaaaaaaaaaaaaaagtctaatttGACCGTTTTAAATGTTCGACTGACCTATTAACTTATTTAAAAGCCTTTTTTGCCAATTTTTAAAAGTCtgttttatattaaaagtaagCCTTTTGTGGTACACCTTTGAAGAAAACATTGAATGGGAAATGTAAAATGAACAATTTAATAacatattcttttctttttttttgagggaatttatTAACATATTCATTATCCAAGATGAGATAAACGTGAACAATTTTATGACGAGCAGTGCTATTTAGCAAAACTCAAATCACCCATGACAACACACAATTTCGAAATCGACGGCTAGCATACAATACATGGGGggagaaaataaaagcaatgcTGCACATTATTCATCTGAGGGTATATGCGTGTCGTGCATTCTCATGCTTTTATGACATACATACTCATTACGCAATtcgattattaattttttattatcatataaGATTTGGCAAATGAATTCTATAAAATTTTTGTCTTTGGGTTGGTACTTCCACGTCCTATTACTTTTGTTACTGGAACTGCATTTTGGATGATTAGCATGTGTAAAAAATTGTTCACTTTTCAATTTATATTGAGTGTTTTCTTTATTTGGTATAATGGCCATGCGACAAAATTAAACTGTTCATTTTTCATGGTTTTCTTTAATTTACACAATCTTTTAGGTTTGACAAATTTATAGTTTAATGAGAATTTGGAACTTTGATTTTGGAGTTTAGAAGTAGATGGAAGTGAGAAAAGGACACCCTACATGAATGGTGTTGTATGCAAAAAGTAAAAGCACCTCTACAAAATGATAAGTTAGAGCATCCCTTGGATCAGCACCGTTAGGCACGATCAAGTGTAACGTCAATGCAACTTCTTTCAACGGTAATTTTATTATGGGATGCAATATGTGTTTAACAGACTTTACGAGTCTATTCAGGTTGAGTAACCTCATCTGCCATTGCTCTTGAAGCTGAAAGCTTAGCCTTATTAGAAGCTATCAAGGTGGCCATTTCAAATGGTATGCAAGTTGTGTCGTTCAAAACTAATTCCAAAATGCGCTCGCCACCACCATCACTCATTCTGGAGAATATTAATGTTCTTAACTTTTTCTAATGCTgcttagttttatttgattaagaaagaaCATCATTGATTATAATAACTTAAAAGCTTTTATTCAAGTGTTTATAGCTGATCATCCAAAATGAAGTTCCCAATTTGAGTGCTTAAATAGATCGTATTGTACATATatatcattcattttaaaattaatattaattaatcacTCAATCTCTTCAacctaatatatataaaaagtccCAATAATTATTCTGCATATCtttaaatttcaacaataatttatttatcgTTGAAATATTAAATCATGACTATGCAGTTATTAAAATACTAAATTGATTAAACTATAGacgatttttttaataattaaaaaaacaactctTATAACAAATTATGATAAAAGTTGATAGTGAATTGTTAGAGTAACTGTTCATATATATAGATGATGTTATatggaagagaaaaaaaatgatgaaagacAATAAATAcaaattgtcattaaaaaaaaaaagaaaatcaacttCTACAAAACATAAGTGtatgcataaaataaaataaaaaagggtaaTAGTCATTTTCAGGCCCGGCCCTTGGCATATGCAAGGTGAGCTATGGTGCCGGGTCTCGCAATCTTAGgagcctaaaaaaaaattaatatcgcATTCAAAAGTGTTaggtatataaaataaaatattaaaagtcaATAGATATTTTGGAATAATTTAGTAGTAAAATAGAATGCACTTGAGTCATCGGTTTTGAGGTTCAATCTCGAGCATTTGTAtgaatttgaaccaaatataaAAGTCTTAGTTACATACATAACTATTAGGTCATTACAATTTAAAATGCATTTCAGAGTTATCTATGAATGTAGAAAACTACTATatatttggaattttttttcatctatttCCATTAACAGGCACgtctttagtaaaaataattgttaattttaatttcggTGGCTAATAACAATTATACCagtgttattttcaatttaaatagaagattaatctcttaaaaaaaaattgtgcgttttttttattaggagCCTATTTTTACTACGAGAGCCGAGCCTCCAGTTTTATAGGGACGGCCCTGgtcattttggtccttgaaTATATGTATAACAAATAGGCACAATAGTCTCTCAATGTatcgaaatttcaaaataatcattGATCGTGCACTTCGTTAGTTAAAATAG containing:
- the LOC11444236 gene encoding uncharacterized protein, whose translation is MENLRDIHRAWGRTLSLAPPYQQPETPPTMPPPPPTLDQSPPEWTIWGRTLSLSLPYQHPETPPPPPLEEESQPQTSRKRKHSSNPKKQNWAETINPPFPWATCKRAKVYTIHHLLSKGFNTISGKVECGKCDFQSVLEFDLNEKFNEVVEFIENNKNDMNDRAPEAWMNPMLPKCEKCGQENAMNPIITKKRTINWLFLLLGQMIGCCKLQHLKYFCKHSNIHRTGAKNRLIYLTYVDLCRQLQPDLVLLKQL